The following coding sequences lie in one Pseudoxanthomonas sp. SE1 genomic window:
- a CDS encoding replication-associated recombination protein A encodes MARTRTPLEPQTDLLSIDTDALRPLAERMRPRTLDDMVGQRRLLAPGSALRRAVESGHVHSMILWGPPGCGKTTLSLLLARYADAEFKAISAVLSGLPEVRQVLAEAAQRFAGGRRTVLFVDEVHRFNKAQQDAFLPHIERGTIIFVGATTENPSFELNSALLSRCRVHVMEAVSPDDIRHALQAALDDAEHGLGGLGLQVDDAALLEIATAADGDVRRALTLLEIAAELAADEGGRITPQTLVQVLADRTRRFDKGGEQFYDQISALHKSVRSSNPDGAVYWLARMLDGGCDPAYLARRMTRMAVEDIGLADPRALQMAIDAWDTYERLGSPEGDLALAQLVIYLASTAKSNAGYMAFNAAKRDVREYGTQDVPLHLRNAPTRLMKELGYGTGYQYDHDAAGGIALDQTAFPDAMGERVYYAPVERGLEIKLKEKLDRLREARHRARTQAGRDE; translated from the coding sequence GTGGCCAGGACACGCACCCCGCTTGAACCGCAGACCGACCTGCTGAGCATCGACACCGATGCGCTGCGGCCGCTGGCAGAGCGCATGCGGCCGCGCACGCTGGATGACATGGTGGGCCAGCGCCGACTGCTGGCGCCGGGCAGCGCGCTGCGTCGCGCGGTGGAATCCGGCCATGTGCACTCGATGATCCTGTGGGGGCCGCCCGGCTGTGGCAAAACCACGCTGTCCCTGTTGCTGGCGCGTTATGCGGACGCCGAGTTCAAGGCGATCTCCGCGGTGCTGTCCGGGTTGCCCGAGGTGCGCCAGGTACTCGCCGAAGCCGCGCAGCGCTTCGCTGGCGGACGGCGGACGGTGCTGTTCGTGGATGAGGTGCACCGGTTCAACAAGGCGCAGCAGGATGCATTCCTGCCGCACATCGAACGCGGCACGATCATCTTCGTCGGCGCGACCACCGAGAATCCTTCGTTCGAACTGAACTCGGCACTGCTGTCCCGCTGCCGTGTGCACGTGATGGAAGCCGTTTCGCCCGATGACATCCGGCACGCGCTGCAGGCCGCCCTGGATGACGCGGAGCATGGACTCGGCGGACTCGGGCTGCAGGTCGATGATGCCGCGCTGCTCGAGATCGCCACCGCAGCGGATGGCGATGTGCGGCGCGCGCTCACCCTGCTGGAAATCGCCGCCGAGCTGGCAGCCGACGAAGGCGGGCGCATCACGCCGCAGACGCTGGTGCAGGTGCTGGCCGACCGGACGCGCCGCTTCGACAAGGGTGGCGAGCAGTTCTACGACCAGATCTCCGCGCTCCACAAGTCGGTGCGCAGTTCCAATCCCGACGGCGCGGTGTATTGGCTGGCACGCATGCTCGATGGGGGGTGCGATCCGGCCTATCTGGCGCGACGGATGACGCGCATGGCGGTGGAAGACATCGGCCTGGCCGATCCGCGCGCCCTGCAGATGGCGATCGACGCCTGGGATACCTACGAACGGCTTGGCAGTCCGGAAGGCGACCTTGCGCTCGCGCAACTGGTGATCTATCTGGCCAGCACCGCCAAATCCAATGCGGGCTACATGGCGTTCAATGCCGCCAAGCGCGATGTGCGCGAGTACGGCACGCAGGACGTGCCGCTGCACCTGCGCAATGCGCCTACCAGACTGATGAAGGAACTGGGCTACGGTACCGGTTACCAGTATGACCACGATGCTGCCGGCGGCATCGCACTGGACCAGACGGCATTCCCCGATGCGATGGGGGAGCGGGTCTACTATGCCCCCGTCGAGCGCGGCCTCGAGATCAAGCTCAAGGAAAAGCTCGACCGCCTGCGTGAGGCGCGCCATCGGGCGCGAACGCAGGCAGGGCGCGACGAATGA
- a CDS encoding C39 family peptidase, translated as MKHHGWQHRWPRCAAVACAFAVLGGASAATSDVRVPGSNYSVRVTSLKEARFKTTLPQQYDFSCGSAATATLLTHQYGHPVSEVDVFVQMYNNGDQARIRKEGFSLLDMRRYLRSKGYEADGFELPLDKLQQENVPAIVLLNDRGYRHFVVVKGLRDGRVLLGDPARGTRAMPRSRFEALWDNRVMFVVHNQRERARFNQARDWQTAPPAPLDMGIQRDGLRNVTVPRRGPGDI; from the coding sequence ATGAAACACCACGGGTGGCAGCATCGATGGCCGCGATGTGCCGCGGTCGCTTGTGCGTTCGCCGTGCTCGGCGGTGCGTCGGCGGCTACCAGCGACGTCCGCGTGCCGGGCAGCAACTACAGCGTCCGCGTGACCAGCCTGAAGGAAGCACGGTTCAAGACGACGCTGCCGCAGCAGTACGATTTCAGTTGCGGCTCCGCGGCCACGGCCACGCTGCTGACCCATCAGTACGGGCATCCGGTCAGCGAAGTGGATGTGTTCGTGCAGATGTACAACAACGGCGACCAGGCGCGTATCCGCAAGGAAGGCTTCTCGCTGCTGGACATGCGTCGCTACCTGCGCTCCAAAGGGTACGAAGCCGATGGCTTCGAACTGCCGCTGGACAAGCTGCAGCAGGAGAACGTACCCGCGATCGTACTGCTCAACGATCGCGGCTACCGGCACTTCGTCGTCGTCAAGGGCCTGCGCGATGGTCGCGTGCTGCTGGGCGATCCCGCGCGCGGCACGCGCGCGATGCCGCGCTCGCGCTTCGAGGCGTTGTGGGACAACCGGGTGATGTTCGTCGTGCACAACCAGCGGGAACGCGCCCGCTTCAACCAGGCCCGCGACTGGCAGACCGCACCTCCGGCGCCACTCGACATGGGAATCCAGCGCGACGGCCTGCGCAACGTCACCGTGCCCAGGCGCGGTCCGGGAGACATCTGA
- the crcB gene encoding fluoride efflux transporter CrcB has translation MPAHAALWWQQLVLVMAGGALGAAARFWLGGALLRQLGTGFPWGTFAVNMIGSFAAGFLAIWLEGRGPSALYWRAFLLVGVLGALTTYSALMVECLLFARTERQGMALGYLAVTLLTGLLLVWLGARLADTVRAPAW, from the coding sequence ATGCCGGCACACGCTGCACTCTGGTGGCAACAACTTGTGCTGGTGATGGCCGGCGGCGCCCTGGGTGCGGCGGCACGCTTCTGGCTTGGGGGCGCGCTGCTGCGGCAACTCGGAACCGGATTTCCATGGGGCACGTTCGCCGTGAACATGATCGGTTCCTTCGCAGCGGGCTTTCTCGCCATCTGGCTGGAAGGGCGTGGGCCTTCCGCACTGTACTGGCGCGCGTTCCTGCTCGTCGGGGTGCTGGGCGCGTTGACCACGTACTCGGCACTGATGGTGGAGTGCCTGTTGTTCGCGCGGACGGAACGCCAAGGCATGGCGTTGGGCTATCTGGCGGTCACCCTGCTCACCGGATTGCTCCTGGTGTGGCTTGGCGCACGCCTCGCCGATACGGTACGCGCGCCGGCTTGGTAG